CCGCCCTCGCACGCGCCTCCTCGACGCCGCCGAGCGCGCCGGACGCACGGTCGAAATCGACGCCGTCCGCGACGTGAAATCCCACAGCGAGGGCGTCACGCACGCCGTCCTCGACGTCACCGTCGACTGACGCGCCCCGGCGGAACGGTTTTCGGGCGTGAGCCAGTACTCGGGGTATGGACCGACAGCAGTGGATCGCGCTGTTCCTCTCCGGTCTGATGCTCTCGTCGGCGATCGTCTACGTCATCGCGCTCGTCTGAACGCGCACGCCGCGAAGTCCCGGACAGAAATGCGCGCGTTGGCTCGCAGTCCGTTGCGGGCGCACCGAACAGCCCGCTCAGTCGACGTCCCAGACGTCCGCCATCGGGCTGGAACGCTCGCGACTCGACCCCTCTGACTCGCCGGCGGACGACTCATCGCTCGCTCGCGCGGCACTCCTCTTCCCGTCGTTTTCTGCCGTGTTCGTCGGCGTCGACTGCGTGCGCGACGTCGGCGTTCCCTCGCTCGTCGCCGCCGTCGCCAACTCGGCGTCGAGCTCGGGGAGCTCCGGCTCGCTCATCCGGTCGACCTGCTCGGCGAACCACGGCGGCATGTCGGTGCGCGCGCGCTCGAAGACGTCGAGGATGCTGCCGTCGACGATGTACGTGTCGCCGTAGTCGTCCGGCGCGCGCACGACCCGCCCGCACGCCTGAATGAGCGTGCGGAGCGCGGCGCGGTAGTACCACGCCCACTGGCCGTCCTCTAAGCGCTGTGCGACCCGCGAATCGCCCGTGTTGAGGAACGGGGCCTTGCAGAGCACCTGCCACCTCGCGAGGTCGCCCTTCAGGTCGAGCGCCTCCTCCATCTTCACGGACAGGAAGGCCTCCGGGTCGTCGCTCGCCTTCCACGCCTCCAACTCGGCGTCCCGGTTCTCCGAGGCGTGCGTACGCACGCGGTCGCCGAGCCCTAACTCTCGGAGGTGGTCGTGGAGCCGTTCCTGAATGCCGTAGGAGTGGCAGTGCACGATGCCCTTCTCCTCCGGGTGGGCGGCCATCACGCGCCCGATGGTCTCCGCGACCTTCGGGAGCGTCGCGTCCCGCTCGTCGTACGTCATCCTCCCCTGCGTCACGTCGTAGAGCGGGCGGTTCTCGACGGGAAAGGTGTGGTCGACGTCGACGAGCGCGACGTTCGACGGGTCGAGACCGACGCTCCGGCAGAACGCCTGCTTGTTGAGGATCGTCGCCGAGAGGAGCGCGAACCGGTTCGCGCGGTCCCACACGGTGTGTTTGAGGTAGCGCTCGGGATTCATCGGCTTCACCGTGATGTCGCTCCCGTCCTGGTCGACCACCCACGTCGTCGCCGACTCGTGGTCGCGGTAGTCCTCCACGAACCACTCCAGCTCTCCGATGAGCTCCTGCAAGCGGTCGCGTTCTGCGGCTTCGTCCGCCGTCAGCTCGTCCTGCCCGAGGAGTTCGTCCTTCGCGCTCTCCGACGCCGCGATGACGCGGTCCGCGAAGCGCGCCGCGCCCTCCACGCGCCCGTCGACGTCCGGCACGTTCAGGTCGCCCCAGATGGGGACCGTCCGCGGCGACAGCTCGATGGTCGCGTACATCTCCGCCCACTCCGCCAGCCCGTGCGCCTCGTCGATGACGCAGACGTCACGCGTCCTGAACACCTCGCTCCCGGCGGTCCGCATGAAGTACGCCAGCGTCATCGCCGCGTAATCACGCGCCGACGCGATCGAACGGTCCGCGAAGTACGGACACCGATGCTTCACCGCGCAGTCGTACCCCCGCTCTCGCGCACACGGCGCGCGGTCGACCGGCGTGTTCTCCTCACTCGGCAGGATACACGAGTAGTTCCGCTTCCCCCGAATCAGCTTGAGGTCCTCCAGCAGGTCGTCCTCGGCGACGTCGTCCAGCTGACTCACCTGCGGCGTCGTGTAGTACGCCCCCGTCGGCTCCGACGGCGACACCTCGTCCGCCCGGTCCGCACACCCCATGATGGCGCGCGCGAGCAGCGACTTCCCCGACCCCGTCGGCGCGCGCACCAACACCACGTCGTTCCCCGCCTCGAACGCGTCCCGAACGTCCGAGAGCGCCCGCTCCTGCGTTCCTCTGTAGGACGGCGCGGGGAACTCCTCGTGGATGCGCGCGGACTTCACTCTGCCAGAAGTCGACGCCGCCCACAGCCTTAGGTTGTGTGTCTCGACACTCGACGCCGACCCGTCGTCCTCGGGCTTCGACGCCGGCAGCGACGCCCGGAACCACCCGAGTCCCGACGGCTCCGGGCCGCCGCTCAGTACGCGTTCACGCCGAGCCGACGTCCTCGCCCTCGGAGTCGACGTCGCCGGCGGCCAGCGCTTCGACGTCGGACTGGTCGGCGTCCTCGGGGAGGCGCTCGATGCACTCCGTGCAGAGGAAGAACTCGCTCCCGTCGCCGAACTCCAAGACGAGACCGCCGGGGTCGGGTTTCTTCAGCGTCCCGAAGTCCCAGAAGTCGCCGATGCCACCGGCGACGTGGACGCGCCGGCCGCAGCCCTCGCAGCGTCGCGTGCTCATACGGGCTGGAGGGGAGTAATCCGTTTAGGTGTGACTGATTCGCACCGTATAGTAGCAACGTATCCTGTAACACGGATTGGTTTCTACCCCTCACGTGGGTTATTGACCCAGTATAGTAGCAACATTTATCCTGTAACACGGTGTTAGGTACAATTGAGGATGCGGCACTGGCGGCTCGCGTTACGCACCGTCGTGCCGGTTAGGGTCGCGAGGTAGTGGCTCACGACCCGATGACATCCGGTTCTACTCAGAGCTCTTCGAGCAGATACGTCTTCACGACCGAATTGTCGATTTCGTCGACAAGTGCTCTGTACGGGTTATCCGTCGTCGGTGCCGGTTCGTTCGGTATTCCACGTCCCAGTAGCCACGCCAGGACGAGAGAGCGAACGCCCTCACCCTTTACCGGGCGGACGTCTTCGAGGTGATACGGCTGAACCGGGCGTTCAGCGGGCTGAATCCATGAACTATCGAGCGAATCCACCGGGCCGTCTATGGCAGTCAACGAACCACCGTCGTTCAGGTAGTTCCGAATGTATCCCGCCACGTAATCTGCTGCGTTCGATTCTGGATACGTTCTGTCGGCGTCCTGAAGAAAAGCGAGATAAACCGGACACACTCCCTGCTCGAACCCGGTATCGAAGTCGCTTCTCGTCTGCCGTCGAAGGGTGTCGGTGAATCCTTGATACGGATCAGGTTTGCCATCGTGAAGGAGAACGGCGCGGCTCTGTGCGATTCGCTCTGCATCGGTGGCGAGCGCCGACGTTATCGACTTCTTTGCAGCCACACTAGACGCGGCAGCGTGCGCTCTATTCGAATGTGAGCCGGAGCAGACGACTGCGGACCACGAGACATCAGTCTCGTCCAAATCCGTTATGAAGCCTCCGACTCTCTCCTGTCGCTCCTCAGGAGTCATCCCGCGGTGCCGAACGGTAGAGACCGACTTATGTTCGAACGGTCGAAGGTCGTTCTCTACCATCGCTGAAACGAGCGCAGTTTCGTCCGCTCGCAGGGCGCGCACCGCAACAGCGACGTAGTAGTCGCTCCCCGTCGCATCGTTACCTGATTCGTCGACTCCGACGACCATCGTGGCGGTGTAACTCTCCCCCGTCGGTGACTCAATCGATAGGGGACGGAGGTTTGACGACATCTACCGGAATCTGAACGCGTTCCGTGTTAAACCTCGCGCCTGCCCGTCCGACTGACCGACGTCCTGCCGGGCGCACGTTTTTCGAGGACGACGTACGAACCGACAGGTATGGACGTGAACTGCGAGGGGTGTGCGGGCTGCTGCGTCGACTGGCGGCCGCTCGTCGACGCGCCCGGTCACGACCACGAGCGCCGCGGGCCGCGACAGCCGCTCGACGACACGTACAATCTCGTGCCGCTGACTCGCGCGGACGTCCGCGCGTTCGTCGACGCCGGCCTCGCGGACGCGCTCACGCCGCGCGTCTGGCGCGCGGAAGCCGACGACGACTCGGTCGAAATCGACGGCTACGACCTCGCCGCCATCGGCGACCGCCCCGTCTTCTTCGTCGGCATCCGGAAACCCCCGAAGCCCGTCGCGCCCTTCGACGCCGACGCGCACTGGCTCCCCGCCTGCGCCTTCCTCGACCCGGACACCCTCCAGTGTCGCATCCACGGCTCCGAGCGCTATCCGGCTGAGTGCGCGGACTACCCCGGCCACAACCTCGTGCTCGACGTCGAGACGGAGTGCGAGCGCGTCGAGGCCGCGTGGGGCGGCGAGCGCCTCCGCGACGACACGCCGCCCGACGACCTCCCCGGCTTCCTCCTCGGCCCCGCCGCCGTCGGCGAGAAGGTCTTCGCCTACCCCGACCCCGACGACCTCGACGGCGTCGTCGGGCGCATCGCGGCCGGCGACCCGACGAAGCGGGACCGCGCGCGCTTCGTCGCCGCCGCCTGCGGCCACGCCCCCGGCACGCTCGCCACGAACGACGCGAAACGCGAGCAGGCGTTCGAGACCGCGATGGCCGCCGACTCCTGGGTCGGCCGCGCCATCGACGAGTGGACGGAGCGCGCCGATACGGACACCCCCGACCCCGGACTCGGCGAGCGCGTGGAGGACGCGCGGGGCGCGCCGTCGACGCCCGGGTGGAGTTAAACCCGCGGCGGGAGACTATCCGCGTATGCACGTGCTCGTCACCGGCGCGAACGGCTTCGTCGGCCGCCGCCTCACCCCCGCGCTCGTCGCCGCCGGTCACGACGTCACCGCGCTCGTCCGCGACGCGAGCGCGTACGACGCCCCCGACGGCGTCCGCGTCGTCGAAGGCGACCTCCTCGACCCCGCGACCGCCCGCCCGGCCTTCGACGGCGTCGAGGCCGCCTTCTACCTCGTCCACTCCATGACCGCCGGCGGCGACTTCGAGGAGCGCGACCGCCGAATCGCCGAATCGTTCGCCGACATGGCCGCCGCCGCCGGCGTCGCCCGCGTCGTCTACCTCGGCGGCCTCGGCGCGGACGCCGACGACCTCTCCCCGCACCTCCGCTCCCGCCGCGAGGTCGAAACCGTCCTCCGCGACGCCGCCTACGACCTCACCGTCCTCCGCGCCGCCATCGTCGTGGGCGCGGGGTCGGTGGGCTTCGACATCGTCGTCCAACTCGCGAAACGCCTCCCCATTATGACGACGCCGCGATGGGTGCGCACGCCCTGCCAGCCTATCGCGTCCGCCGACCTCGTCGCCTACCTCGTCGGCGTCCTCGACCACCCCGAAACGGCCGGGGAAACCTACGAGGTCGGCGGCCCCGACGTCCTCACCTACGAGGCGATGATTCGACGCGTCGCCGCCCTCCTCGGGAAACACCCCGTCGTCCTCCCCGTGCCCGTGCTGTCTCCCGGTCTCTCCGCACACTGGGTGGACCTCGTCACCGACGTCCCCCGCGAGGTCGCCCACCCGCTCATCGAAGGCATGAAAAATCCCGTCGTCGTCACCGACGACCGCATCCGCGACGTCGTCCCCGTCGAGCTGACGAGTTTCGACGACGCCGCGACCGCCGCGCTCCGCGCCATGGGGGAGGGCGTCCGCCGGTGACCGCGCCGGAATCACTGGACGTCCCGCGCGCCGCGTGGGCGTACGAGAGCATCCTCGACGCCCTCCCCGGCGTCTCCGTGCCGCCGTGGGTCGCCGTCGGCGGCCACTTCGCCGGGTTCGAAGCGCTCGTGCTCCTCGGCGCGTGGCTCGACGGTCGATGGGCCGCCGTCCTCCCCGCGACCGTCGTCGTCGCCGTCGCCGCCGCCGGGAGCGCCTTCACCTTCGACATCGCCGCGCGCGTCCGCGAACGCGACCCGCCCGACTGGTACGTCTCCCGCCTCTTCGCCTCGAACGTCGAGTTCCTGTTCGCCGTCACCGCCTACGCCGTCTTCCTCACCGCCGCGCTCACCCGCGACCCCGGCCTCGTCGGCGACTTCGCCGGCGGCTACCCCCTCCCGACGTTCGTCGCGCTCGTCGTCGCGTGGGACGTCTCCTACCGCATCGCCGCCGGCTGGTGGGCCGCCGTTCTCTCCCTCTACCGGACGCTCCGCGACCCGTCGACCGCCCGCCGCTTCCGCGGCGTCGACGCCCGCATCGCCGCGTTCGCGCTCGCCCAGCTCGCACTCGTCCCCGTCGTCCACGCGCCCGGCCGCCTGTGGCTCTCGCTCGCCATCTGCGGACACGTGCTCGCAGTCCTCGCCGTTCTCGCTACCGCAGAAGTCGTCGGCCGCGTCAGTTCCGATTCAGCTTCTTGAACTGGTCGATGAGCCGCTCCGCGGAGTCTCCCGAATCGTATTCGATCTTCCCCCGGAAGTTCGTTCTCTCGTCGTCGTCGGAGATGTCGACACTCGCGTTCTTCCGCTCGCGCCGTTCGTGCTCGTCCTCATCGAAAGAACCGATTGACATGGTGTCCCATCACACGATTAGACGTACCCAATAATGAATGTAACGGATGCTCACGACTCGGTGACGCACGAGCTCGAAGAACCGAAAGAATCCGGACCGCTCAGAGCGACTTCTGCTCGCCGCCGTCGACACCCATCGGGGTCGGGTCGCGGTCCGAGTAACCGATACGCCCGACAGATTCCGCGGGGAGCGCCCCGTAGACGGCCGCCGCGGCCTCGTCCGCGTTCGAGAACTCCGTCTCGCCCGCGGTCTCCAGCACGTCCGCGAGCGAGGCGTCCCCACCGGGGTGGGAGATGGTCGCGTCGCCGCTGTTCGCCGCGAGCTCACTCGCCGTCGCCGGGTAGCTCTGAGACTCGCACAACTGCCAGACGTCTTTCAATGCCATCGACCGTTACAAACCGCCTATCCTTAATGAACTTTGTCTACAATTTCTGCGTGTGTCATTAAGGAACCTTAACCCCCTTTCGTCCCCCGAAGCTACACCATCCGCCCCACCCACCACCCGACATGGTCTACGCGGATCTCCACGCCCACACCACGAACTCCGACGGCGAACTCACCCTCGACACCCTCCCCGACGCCGCCCGCGCCGCCGACGTCTCCGTCGTCGCCATCACCGACCACGACCGCCTCCACCCCGACCTCCACGACCCCGTCACCGAACTCGACGACCTC
This sequence is a window from Halocalculus aciditolerans. Protein-coding genes within it:
- a CDS encoding NAD(P)H-binding protein, yielding MHVLVTGANGFVGRRLTPALVAAGHDVTALVRDASAYDAPDGVRVVEGDLLDPATARPAFDGVEAAFYLVHSMTAGGDFEERDRRIAESFADMAAAAGVARVVYLGGLGADADDLSPHLRSRREVETVLRDAAYDLTVLRAAIVVGAGSVGFDIVVQLAKRLPIMTTPRWVRTPCQPIASADLVAYLVGVLDHPETAGETYEVGGPDVLTYEAMIRRVAALLGKHPVVLPVPVLSPGLSAHWVDLVTDVPREVAHPLIEGMKNPVVVTDDRIRDVVPVELTSFDDAATAALRAMGEGVRR
- a CDS encoding DUF7530 family protein, which encodes MTAPESLDVPRAAWAYESILDALPGVSVPPWVAVGGHFAGFEALVLLGAWLDGRWAAVLPATVVVAVAAAGSAFTFDIAARVRERDPPDWYVSRLFASNVEFLFAVTAYAVFLTAALTRDPGLVGDFAGGYPLPTFVALVVAWDVSYRIAAGWWAAVLSLYRTLRDPSTARRFRGVDARIAAFALAQLALVPVVHAPGRLWLSLAICGHVLAVLAVLATAEVVGRVSSDSAS
- a CDS encoding YkgJ family cysteine cluster protein, with the protein product MDVNCEGCAGCCVDWRPLVDAPGHDHERRGPRQPLDDTYNLVPLTRADVRAFVDAGLADALTPRVWRAEADDDSVEIDGYDLAAIGDRPVFFVGIRKPPKPVAPFDADAHWLPACAFLDPDTLQCRIHGSERYPAECADYPGHNLVLDVETECERVEAAWGGERLRDDTPPDDLPGFLLGPAAVGEKVFAYPDPDDLDGVVGRIAAGDPTKRDRARFVAAACGHAPGTLATNDAKREQAFETAMAADSWVGRAIDEWTERADTDTPDPGLGERVEDARGAPSTPGWS
- a CDS encoding DUF7561 family protein, giving the protein MSTRRCEGCGRRVHVAGGIGDFWDFGTLKKPDPGGLVLEFGDGSEFFLCTECIERLPEDADQSDVEALAAGDVDSEGEDVGSA
- a CDS encoding DUF5786 family protein, translating into MSIGSFDEDEHERRERKNASVDISDDDERTNFRGKIEYDSGDSAERLIDQFKKLNRN
- a CDS encoding DUF5789 family protein produces the protein MALKDVWQLCESQSYPATASELAANSGDATISHPGGDASLADVLETAGETEFSNADEAAAAVYGALPAESVGRIGYSDRDPTPMGVDGGEQKSL
- a CDS encoding S1 domain-containing protein, with product MSSNLRPLSIESPTGESYTATMVVGVDESGNDATGSDYYVAVAVRALRADETALVSAMVENDLRPFEHKSVSTVRHRGMTPEERQERVGGFITDLDETDVSWSAVVCSGSHSNRAHAAASSVAAKKSITSALATDAERIAQSRAVLLHDGKPDPYQGFTDTLRRQTRSDFDTGFEQGVCPVYLAFLQDADRTYPESNAADYVAGYIRNYLNDGGSLTAIDGPVDSLDSSWIQPAERPVQPYHLEDVRPVKGEGVRSLVLAWLLGRGIPNEPAPTTDNPYRALVDEIDNSVVKTYLLEEL
- a CDS encoding helicase C-terminal domain-containing protein — translated: MKSARIHEEFPAPSYRGTQERALSDVRDAFEAGNDVVLVRAPTGSGKSLLARAIMGCADRADEVSPSEPTGAYYTTPQVSQLDDVAEDDLLEDLKLIRGKRNYSCILPSEENTPVDRAPCARERGYDCAVKHRCPYFADRSIASARDYAAMTLAYFMRTAGSEVFRTRDVCVIDEAHGLAEWAEMYATIELSPRTVPIWGDLNVPDVDGRVEGAARFADRVIAASESAKDELLGQDELTADEAAERDRLQELIGELEWFVEDYRDHESATTWVVDQDGSDITVKPMNPERYLKHTVWDRANRFALLSATILNKQAFCRSVGLDPSNVALVDVDHTFPVENRPLYDVTQGRMTYDERDATLPKVAETIGRVMAAHPEEKGIVHCHSYGIQERLHDHLRELGLGDRVRTHASENRDAELEAWKASDDPEAFLSVKMEEALDLKGDLARWQVLCKAPFLNTGDSRVAQRLEDGQWAWYYRAALRTLIQACGRVVRAPDDYGDTYIVDGSILDVFERARTDMPPWFAEQVDRMSEPELPELDAELATAATSEGTPTSRTQSTPTNTAENDGKRSAARASDESSAGESEGSSRERSSPMADVWDVD